In a single window of the Sylvia atricapilla isolate bSylAtr1 chromosome 18, bSylAtr1.pri, whole genome shotgun sequence genome:
- the LOC136369542 gene encoding LOW QUALITY PROTEIN: RING finger protein 222-like (The sequence of the model RefSeq protein was modified relative to this genomic sequence to represent the inferred CDS: inserted 1 base in 1 codon), whose amino-acid sequence MVFIYSSPWRPLGCGHSFCHHCPVKCLLWAELDGHVQSSIVCPVCCCVTFLSKKAALWPPGVATNQLQVLEVPLSPSSLSHLAKSQAGNTLGVPSHLVVLVLARGTHIFVISDRGTPLVAWDCGSLGRRSRAGTSSSVSSSPALGLECCXSPMALAGMLVLAVARPVAVLPWLLLVRRGL is encoded by the exons ATGGTGTTCAT ATATTCCAGCCCCTGGAGGCCGCTCGGCTGCGGTCACAGCTTCTGCCACCACTGCCCGGTGAAGTGCCTGCTGTGGGCCGAGCTGGACGGGCACGTCCAGAGCAGCATCGTGTGCCCCGTGTGCTGCTGTGTCACCTTCCTCAGCAAGAAGGCGGCTCTGTGGCCACCCGGCGTGGCCACCAACCAActccaggtgctggaggtgcCTCTGTCGCCGTCCTCTTTGTCCCACCTGGCCAAAAGCCAGGCCGGCAACACTCTGGGGGTGCCCAGTCACttggtggtgctggtgctggcaaGGGGAACTCACATCTTTGTCATCAGTGACCGCGGCACGCCGCTGGTGGCCTGGGACTGCGgctccctgggcaggaggagcagggctggcacctcCAGCTCCGTGTCGTCCAGCCCGGCCCTGGGCCTGGAGTGCT AGTCCCCCATGGCCCTGGCCGGGATGCTCGTGCTGGCCGTGGCCAGGCCGGTGGCcgtgctgccctggctgctgctggtcaGGAGGGGTTTGTAG